A window of the Geothermobacter hydrogeniphilus genome harbors these coding sequences:
- a CDS encoding DegQ family serine endoprotease: MQPLARTLRSVLFTGLVLLALVLILPPGGGNALAQQQGIENLRQTGRAFRNVAKKVSPAVVFIKVEKEAEVSSQELPFGDEFFRRFFGAPPNMPHQRRQAPRKHRAVGQGSGFIISPDGLIMTNNHVVGDADEVVVRLLDGREFKAETIGTDPATDVAIIKIDASDLPFLRLGDSDKLEVGDWVLAVGNPFGLSHTLTAGIVSAKGRSGMGLNDYENFIQTDAAINPGNSGGPLVDLDGRVVGMNTAIFSRSGGYMGIGFAIPINMAKQIRDQLVKHGKVTRGRLGVYIQDLTRELADSFGLDKNKGILVAQVIKDSPAEKAGLKRGDVITELEGHPVGKVAEFRNKIALTPPGTSLTLTIVRGGDEQKIKVVIGELETDAKGRPTPASTIKRYGLQLQQLTEPLAEQLGYQGEQGVLVAGVEDGSAAEEAGIQKGDLIQEVNRIPVNSPAEVKAALKKTRKGGAALLLVRHGEATRYLALKGKE, from the coding sequence ATGCAACCACTCGCACGCACCTTACGCTCTGTTCTGTTCACCGGACTGGTTCTGTTGGCCCTGGTTCTCATCCTGCCGCCGGGCGGCGGCAACGCCCTGGCACAGCAGCAGGGAATCGAAAACCTGAGGCAGACCGGCCGCGCCTTCCGCAATGTCGCCAAGAAGGTTTCTCCGGCCGTAGTCTTCATCAAAGTGGAAAAAGAAGCCGAGGTCTCCAGCCAGGAGCTGCCCTTCGGCGACGAATTCTTCCGTCGTTTTTTCGGTGCGCCCCCCAACATGCCGCACCAGAGACGTCAGGCGCCCCGCAAACACCGCGCGGTGGGGCAGGGGTCCGGCTTCATCATTTCGCCCGACGGGCTGATCATGACCAACAATCATGTCGTCGGTGATGCCGATGAAGTGGTCGTCCGCCTGCTCGACGGGCGTGAATTCAAGGCGGAAACCATCGGCACCGACCCCGCCACTGATGTCGCCATCATCAAGATTGATGCCAGCGACCTGCCCTTCCTGCGCCTCGGTGATTCGGACAAACTGGAAGTCGGAGACTGGGTGCTGGCCGTCGGCAATCCCTTCGGCCTCTCCCACACCCTGACCGCCGGCATCGTCAGCGCCAAAGGGCGCAGCGGCATGGGCCTCAATGACTACGAAAACTTCATCCAGACCGATGCTGCCATCAATCCCGGCAACAGCGGCGGCCCGCTGGTCGACCTCGACGGCCGGGTGGTCGGCATGAACACCGCCATCTTCAGCCGCAGCGGCGGCTATATGGGCATCGGCTTCGCCATTCCGATCAATATGGCCAAGCAGATCCGCGACCAGCTGGTCAAGCACGGCAAGGTCACCCGCGGCCGTCTCGGTGTTTATATCCAGGACCTGACCCGGGAACTGGCCGACTCCTTCGGCCTCGACAAAAACAAGGGAATCCTGGTCGCCCAGGTGATCAAGGACTCCCCGGCCGAGAAAGCCGGCCTCAAGCGCGGCGACGTGATCACCGAGCTTGAAGGTCATCCGGTCGGCAAGGTGGCCGAATTCCGCAACAAGATCGCCCTCACCCCCCCCGGAACCAGTCTCACCCTGACCATTGTGCGGGGCGGTGACGAGCAGAAGATCAAGGTCGTTATCGGCGAACTGGAAACCGACGCCAAAGGGCGCCCGACGCCGGCCAGCACCATCAAGCGCTACGGCCTGCAGCTGCAGCAGTTGACCGAACCGCTGGCCGAACAATTGGGCTACCAGGGCGAGCAGGGTGTGCTGGTGGCCGGAGTCGAAGACGGCTCGGCGGCCGAAGAGGCCGGCATCCAGAAAGGCGACCTGATCCAGGAAGTCAACCGCATTCCGGTCAATTCTCCGGCCGAAGTCAAAGCGGCCCTGAAGAAAACCCGCAAGGGCGGCGCGGCGCTGCTGCTGGTCCGACACGGCGAAGCCACCCGCTACCTGGCCCTGAAAGGGAAAGAATAA